A window from Vulcanimicrobium alpinum encodes these proteins:
- a CDS encoding Crp/Fnr family transcriptional regulator — protein sequence MAVAPAENNRFLGTLAPATRTLVESRMTVHGGAIGDVLQRVNERIDAIWFPLSGVVSTLRGLENDTNVEVDAAGPEGFLGIEALLGARVSADTWLVQSPGRFGRLDTRVFLDLLEPDPALREAVMRYVGAVLTLRGQWVACNARHTIEQRLAKWLLATRDRVGDDIQITQDVIAMMLGVRRASVVTVLGRFVDDGLVAHGYARVRMLDDARLASIACLCYERSVELLRRGVS from the coding sequence ATGGCCGTCGCTCCCGCAGAGAACAATCGCTTCCTGGGCACCCTCGCACCGGCGACCCGCACGCTCGTCGAGTCGCGCATGACCGTGCACGGTGGAGCGATCGGGGACGTGCTGCAGCGGGTGAACGAGCGGATCGATGCGATCTGGTTTCCGCTCTCTGGCGTCGTCTCGACGCTGCGCGGCCTCGAGAACGACACGAACGTCGAAGTGGATGCAGCTGGTCCGGAAGGGTTCCTCGGAATCGAGGCGCTGCTCGGCGCGCGCGTGAGCGCGGACACCTGGCTCGTGCAGTCGCCGGGCCGGTTCGGCCGGCTCGATACGCGCGTGTTCCTCGACCTGCTGGAACCCGACCCGGCGCTGCGCGAGGCGGTGATGCGTTACGTTGGTGCGGTGCTCACGCTGCGCGGGCAGTGGGTCGCGTGCAACGCCCGCCACACCATCGAACAGCGCCTGGCGAAGTGGCTACTGGCAACGCGCGACCGCGTCGGCGACGATATCCAGATTACCCAGGACGTGATCGCGATGATGCTCGGGGTGCGGCGGGCGAGCGTCGTCACGGTGCTCGGACGTTTCGTCGATGACGGCCTGGTCGCGCACGGCTACGCGCGGGTGCGGATGCTCGACGACGCGCGCCTGGCCTCGATCGCGTGCCTGTGCTACGAGCGCTCGGTGGAGCTGCTGCGCCGCGGCGTGTCGTAG
- a CDS encoding ATP-binding protein produces MLLGGVASDRVDAAIGAAGEAIADAIEHAYRQAAGAFRLRAATSTTACAWRSRRTAAGRRRHHRPSSDAADGLTHLSERGRGLFLLPTLSAEASIERSASRTRVRFIVPR; encoded by the coding sequence CTGCTCCTCGGCGGTGTCGCGTCCGACCGCGTCGACGCCGCCATCGGTGCCGCCGGTGAAGCGATCGCCGACGCGATCGAACACGCCTACCGGCAGGCGGCCGGGGCGTTCCGGTTGCGCGCCGCGACTTCGACGACCGCGTGCGCGTGGAGATCGAGGAGGACGGCCGCTGGCAGGCGCCGACATCATCGACCCTCTTCCGATGCGGCCGACGGCTTGACGCATCTCTCCGAGCGCGGCCGCGGCCTCTTTCTGCTGCCCACGCTGAGCGCCGAGGCGTCGATTGAGCGCTCGGCTTCAAGGACGCGCGTTCGCTTCATCGTTCCGCGCTGA
- a CDS encoding ATP-binding SpoIIE family protein phosphatase has product MAALVVPEFAAGISVELDEGEIRTMLARAGRVEHDARSFPLVSRGNALGTMRVGETRFEYDALELPMWEELALRIAVAVDAAQVYAREHHVADTLQRALLPERLPVDDRLVFDAAYLPGAEEAAVGGDWYDAFRLPDGRIAVSIGDVAGHGLRAAIVMGEVRQAFRAAALNPNSPSLVLERANTIVNMRPNPVMVTALFGIVDPGERTITYATAGHPAPILALPDGNAVMLPKDGVPLGIIDEVGATDWSFTIPPGGIFALYTDGLIEYSRDVLDGEKRLLDALRHGVVTGDADPAHALLRRIFNERTNTDDVAALVMRSADVGGSTFAFMFSAIPMAVPLVRRSLQRYVERLGFDEDETFRVLTAAGEALANAVEHAYGANRGAVRVHGSVTDSTLVLTVDDDGRWKPVQRREERGRGLPLMRALMDAVEIRTHQTRTQVRLTMELREGRVSA; this is encoded by the coding sequence GTGGCGGCTCTCGTCGTCCCCGAATTTGCCGCCGGCATCAGCGTCGAGCTCGACGAGGGGGAGATCCGCACCATGCTTGCCCGCGCCGGGCGCGTCGAACACGACGCCCGTTCGTTCCCGCTGGTCTCGCGCGGCAACGCGCTCGGCACAATGCGCGTCGGGGAGACCCGGTTCGAATACGACGCGCTCGAACTCCCGATGTGGGAAGAGCTCGCGCTGCGCATCGCGGTCGCCGTCGATGCCGCGCAGGTGTACGCGCGCGAGCACCACGTCGCCGACACTCTGCAGCGCGCGCTCCTCCCCGAGCGCCTCCCGGTCGACGACCGGCTGGTCTTCGACGCGGCATACCTCCCGGGCGCGGAGGAAGCGGCGGTCGGAGGCGACTGGTACGACGCGTTCCGGCTTCCCGATGGGCGGATCGCGGTCTCGATCGGCGACGTCGCCGGGCACGGTTTGCGCGCCGCTATCGTGATGGGCGAGGTGCGCCAGGCGTTCCGTGCCGCGGCCCTTAACCCCAACTCGCCGTCGCTCGTCCTCGAACGCGCCAACACGATCGTCAACATGCGCCCCAACCCGGTGATGGTCACGGCGCTGTTCGGGATCGTCGATCCGGGCGAACGGACGATCACCTACGCGACGGCGGGACATCCGGCGCCGATCCTCGCCCTGCCCGACGGCAACGCGGTGATGCTCCCCAAAGACGGCGTGCCGCTCGGAATCATCGACGAAGTCGGCGCGACCGACTGGTCGTTCACGATCCCCCCGGGCGGGATCTTCGCGCTCTACACCGACGGGCTGATCGAATACTCGCGCGACGTCCTCGACGGTGAAAAGCGGCTGCTCGACGCGCTGCGTCACGGCGTCGTCACCGGCGATGCCGATCCCGCGCACGCACTCCTGCGCCGCATCTTCAACGAGCGCACCAACACCGACGACGTTGCGGCGCTGGTGATGCGCAGCGCCGACGTCGGCGGTTCGACCTTCGCGTTCATGTTCAGTGCGATTCCGATGGCGGTGCCGCTCGTACGGCGCAGTCTGCAGCGTTACGTCGAGCGGCTCGGCTTCGACGAGGACGAGACCTTCCGCGTGTTGACCGCGGCGGGCGAAGCGCTCGCCAACGCCGTCGAACACGCCTACGGCGCGAACCGCGGCGCGGTGCGCGTCCACGGGAGCGTGACCGATTCGACGCTGGTGCTCACTGTCGACGACGACGGACGCTGGAAACCGGTGCAGCGGCGCGAGGAGCGCGGCCGCGGTCTCCCGCTGATGCGCGCGCTGATGGACGCCGTCGAGATCCGCACGCACCAAACGCGCACCCAGGTGCGGCTCACGATGGAGCTGCGGGAAGGCCGTGTCAGCGCCTGA
- a CDS encoding SpoIIE family protein phosphatase, producing MSEAPVESSAIDLRLVVDSLPFPSWFANAAGAVVGANARWGAFTGQPVAAVLGSGWINALAPEERNRATAAFGAATAAGTTEIFVTRLIRHDNQIRWMRARLIPIRDAGGAIGQWLATWSDVDDEVRTAERLRVAAAANAALVRSTGLDATFAALDRLIVPALADWYSLHRVEDDGLLRIVHARHRDPERAGASATMSGTPMRVTQGNNYEAFRTGRPVLNVTTDLDRALANHIANGASPAFVDAVRSMGYRCGIALPLQHRGRIVGTLHVVRSEPGSGAYDARDIPLFTEIAATTAASIVQAQTYDALVASYEREHRVATVMQEGALPTTLPQVPGMQFDAYYAPARSEALIGGDWYDALQLRDGRIVLSIGDVVGSGLDAAVTMSNVRQVIRGVAHVHPNPMTLLDAADGTLRAERPDRIVTAFVAIYDPATRILTYASAGHSPPLLREPDGTLHELRADALPLGLRRPDEGAEQKVRIPPGSLLLLYTDGLVESTRDLLAGEARVRAALDDPAVRDVEHPARALHDAVLYDGSFDDVAILTVAITR from the coding sequence ATGTCCGAGGCCCCCGTGGAGTCGAGCGCAATCGACTTGCGGCTTGTTGTCGATTCCCTTCCCTTCCCATCCTGGTTCGCGAACGCCGCCGGGGCGGTCGTGGGCGCCAACGCGCGCTGGGGCGCCTTCACCGGCCAGCCGGTCGCCGCGGTGCTGGGTTCTGGCTGGATCAACGCCCTCGCCCCCGAAGAGCGCAACCGGGCGACGGCGGCCTTCGGCGCCGCGACGGCCGCCGGAACGACCGAGATCTTCGTCACCCGCCTCATCCGGCACGATAACCAGATCCGCTGGATGCGCGCCCGGCTGATCCCGATCCGCGACGCCGGCGGGGCGATCGGGCAGTGGTTGGCGACCTGGTCGGACGTCGACGACGAGGTCCGCACCGCCGAGCGCCTGCGCGTCGCTGCCGCCGCGAACGCGGCGCTGGTGCGCAGCACCGGGCTCGACGCGACCTTCGCGGCGCTCGACCGGCTGATCGTCCCGGCGCTCGCCGACTGGTACTCGCTCCACCGCGTCGAGGACGACGGGCTGCTGCGGATCGTCCACGCGCGCCACCGCGACCCCGAGCGTGCCGGGGCGAGCGCGACGATGAGCGGCACGCCGATGCGCGTCACCCAAGGCAACAACTACGAAGCGTTCCGCACCGGGCGCCCGGTACTCAACGTGACGACCGACCTCGACCGCGCGCTCGCAAACCACATCGCCAACGGAGCGTCGCCCGCGTTCGTCGACGCCGTGCGTTCGATGGGCTACCGTTGCGGGATCGCGCTCCCGCTCCAACACCGCGGCCGGATCGTGGGCACGCTGCACGTCGTGCGCTCCGAGCCGGGGAGCGGCGCCTACGACGCGCGCGACATCCCGCTCTTCACGGAGATCGCCGCGACCACCGCCGCCTCAATCGTGCAGGCGCAGACGTACGACGCACTGGTCGCATCCTACGAACGCGAACACCGCGTCGCCACGGTGATGCAGGAAGGCGCGCTGCCCACCACCCTGCCGCAGGTGCCGGGGATGCAGTTCGATGCGTACTACGCGCCGGCGCGCAGCGAAGCGCTCATCGGCGGCGACTGGTACGACGCGCTGCAGCTGCGCGACGGACGGATCGTGCTCTCGATCGGCGACGTCGTCGGCAGCGGTCTGGACGCCGCGGTGACGATGAGCAACGTGCGCCAAGTGATCCGCGGCGTCGCGCACGTCCACCCGAATCCGATGACGCTCCTCGACGCCGCCGACGGAACGCTGCGCGCCGAACGCCCCGACCGCATCGTCACCGCGTTCGTCGCCATCTACGATCCCGCGACGCGGATCCTCACCTACGCGTCGGCCGGACATTCGCCGCCGCTGCTGCGCGAGCCGGACGGGACGCTCCACGAACTGCGCGCCGACGCGCTCCCGCTCGGTTTGCGCCGGCCGGACGAAGGCGCGGAGCAGAAGGTGCGCATCCCGCCCGGATCGCTGCTCTTGCTCTATACCGACGGCCTCGTCGAATCGACGCGCGATCTCCTCGCCGGCGAAGCGCGCGTACGCGCCGCGCTCGACGATCCGGCCGTTCGCGACGTCGAGCATCCAGCGCGCGCGTTGCACGACGCGGTGCTCTACGACGGATCGTTCGACGACGTCGCGATTTTGACGGTCGCCATTACGCGCTGA